Below is a window of Camelina sativa cultivar DH55 chromosome 11, Cs, whole genome shotgun sequence DNA.
aaaagaaaaaaaggtgatTATGACTCATTGAGACTCATAAATTCtatcttatatataaagaaaagtagTAAGGTTATTTCCTAGATTCGTATGAAGTGTCATCATGAAGAGCGGTGGAATTAACTCTTAAATTAGTAACATTTTGATGGGTGCAagtaatatagaaaaaaaattaatcacatACGCAACCTATTAACTACAAGACAAAAAATGACCGTAACTATCAAGTTCatgaaccaatttttttttttggtaagattcatgaaccatttttttataattaagtaaAGTAATTAGgattatttttagtataaataatGTAATGAAGAGTAGTAAAAAGGTAATGGAATAAAGAGTGGTAAATAAGGATTAGTTTAATAGTCCTCAACTCTGTGACTATTTTGATAGTGTCACGTCTATATTCAAATCTGTTATAGAATATGTGTTCGAGTTATTcagaaaaatgtattttaatgaataatgataatCGAGTCATATACACAAATTCCGTGTGTATTTTAAATTGCCAACCACGTATTACTAGATATGTGATGTGTCTACATGTTGAATGCTTTTTTAAACGGTGTGTTTACCTAGGTAATGCACAAGATTACAAATAACATAATGACTTACAAACCATTTTTCAAAACCAATTTCTTTAGAGTAGTTAGTATTACTTTATAAGTAGTTTTgtataaattaactaaaaaatggTACACAAAAAAAATCGGTCGTATTAATTAGTATCATTTTCATGGTACCTATGGATTAgtaaaacaaatagaaattgaGAATTTATTCATAAAATGATACTAATAAATTGATTTCATAGTGTTTGAGAGTGTGACAAGGAGTATATTTAGTCCGCGATATACACATCGCGCTTCGCTTTATCGTTGAAATTGTGAAGAAAATTTGCCAGTGGTCAATGGTATATGTTTGCAAAtgagacttttttttatattactcaTTAATGGAGATTCATTGATCAAAGAcatctttttcatattattatgcTTTTGGAAAAACAATATAGAAGTTTTTTTCACAGTTTTTAGAAAATAGCGATTCACAAATAATATTCGTAAGGTGCCATTTATAAGAACAAACTGATTTGAGATTGTAAAATTACTTGATAATTCCTAGTTAACTACATTGACAATATTATTATTCTGAAACTGAAAGGTAACATGATCCcaagaagaaaacataacatAATTATGATTCTATATCATGTATTGTACGACCTTATTAGAAGGTTTAATGAACCCAACCAAGAAGTAAACAAAGCATTATAATTATGATAGGATaacaaaatagtttaataacGAAGACCAACATTCTTAACGTTTTTTATGGCATCCACGTAGCAATGGAAGACTTTGAAACCGCAGTTGGGAGCTGCTATAGTCTCTAAAAGCATCTTCGCGGTGCTCTCTTGACTCACCCTCGCAGCATTCTTTTCCACCAGGACCGCTCCGACGATCTTATCGAACCCTTTGCCTCGGCCAAGAGCCACGAAATCAACCAGCGCAGCTTGTACCGGCCCCAAACTAGGGTTAGACGCTACTGACTCAATGTACCATCCACGGTACACGTTCCCCTCGTCGTCAAGCAGCGCCACTCCCGACGGAGAGTCAGTGTACGGCGAGAACGAATTGTTTGCCGCGTCTAGAGCCGTCAACTTCAGATGGGAAGAGTATGATTCTGAGCAGATATATTCTGAGGCAGAACTCGAGAGGCTGAGGCAGTTATCGCGCTTCTCAAGAAGGAGAGGGGTACCGTTCGGGAGGATTCTGTCGGGTGTGAATCTGTCCGTAAGAGGCATCTAAGGCTCGCGAATGATACTTCTACATGCTTTGATCTGCTCAGGATCTTGATGTCAGGTGCGTTGCTGATTTCCAAAAGAAACTGGCAGCAGTGTCCGCACGGCGTGCCGAATTCGATGCCGTCTGTAGAGACGGCAACGGCTAAATGACGGAGGCCTTCCTTGGAGTTGAGGGCGAGGTTGGCGACGAGGAACTGCTC
It encodes the following:
- the LOC104721905 gene encoding LOW QUALITY PROTEIN: cytidine deaminase 7-like (The sequence of the model RefSeq protein was modified relative to this genomic sequence to represent the inferred CDS: inserted 1 base in 1 codon); translated protein: MAEQPNFSSYFQPPNIKSQNATTAKDQYKFVFSALEAASEGVTEPKRLPVLIKKAMSLARAPISTYKVGAVGRASSGRVYLGVNVDFPGLPLHHSIHAEQFLVANLALNSKEGLRHLAVAVSTDGIEFGTPCGHCCQFLLEISNAPDIKILSRSKHVEVSFASLRCLLXDRFTPDRILPNGTPLLLEKRDNCLSLSSSASEYICSESYSSHLKLTALDAANNSFSPYTDSPSGVALLDDEGNVYRGWYIESVASNPSLGPVQAALVDFVALGRGKGFDKIVGAVLVEKNAARVSQESTAKMLLETIAAPNCGFKVFHCYVDAIKNVKNVGLRY